The following is a genomic window from Prevotella nigrescens.
CTTTTATCGTCTTGCGCAACAGTTCCTGTTCGGCAAGATTGTAGCGTCCGCCCGCTTCGCGCCCGCCCCGAATAGCATCGAAAAGCGATGTTACGCCCAAATCGGTTTGCAAATAGCGTGTTTCATCTTCAGAAACAGCAAGCACATGTGGTACGGGCAGCTGTCGTTTGGCGAAGTGTTTGGCAAGATAAATAAAGGCATGGTTCTCGTCGCGGCTCGTACCGATGACGCCAATCACCGATTTCCCCTCGTCGTCAGTAAAGCGATAGTACGTCCGGTTGCTGCCTGCACCAGCCATTTTCTCTATGTTTGCAGGAACATTGCCTGCCCATTGCTTGTATAGTTCTACGAGTTTTTCCATTACTCTGTAAATGTTTCTCCTTTAGTTTGTGCCTTCTTCTTTATTTTCTTTTCCTTCTTTTGTATCCCGTTCTATTTCTTTTAAAATATCTTCAGCCTGTTTCTCACCTTGTTTTTTCATTTCGTATTCGCGTAAGAAACCATCAATAAGCAACAAGATAACCATTATACCCGAAGTTATCAAGATACTTCTTGTTAAAAAGTAAAGTCCCCCTATGATGCCGAAGAAGACTATAAACATTTTCCAATTAAGTTTTATCTTCATGCTACAAAGTTACTCAAAAGTTTTTAGAAATTGCGAAATACCCCCAGAATTATTACTATTTGCAAAGGTGAGACGTAGTAGCAAGTGTCCTGTAACATAAATAAGAAATGTAAAAAAGCAGTATAAATAAAATGATAAATATGCGTGTGCATAATGGTTTAGTTATCAACGTATTACAGTATCTACTTTTGGACATCGTAAAAAGCCTGTTTTGCAATGCAAAACCCACCCTTTGGGGCGATAAAAACCACTGTTTTAGTTCTCAAAACCCACCCTTTTGAGAAGTAAAAGCCTTGTTGTATAATTATGATACCAATTATACAAGAAATTGAACTGGAAGTGAATATATGAGAATACTGTTTCTTTTATAGTGAGATTGTAACGATGCATTATATCAGTATGTACCATTTTGAGGGGGCAAAGATGTTTGTGTGTCGGTTTGGATAAATTGAAAAGAGAGTTATTAGAGTTTGTTAAACTCTGCCAAAATTGCAGAATTTAAAAAATAAATAGGTAAATTTGTCAGCCAAATGAACAATACAGAACTTCAACGCGTAAAGCAGCGTTACAACGTTGTGGGCAATTGCGATGCACTGAACAGAGCTTTAGATATTGCATTGCAGGTTGCGCCTACCGACTTGTCTGTACTTATAGTAGGAGAGAGCGGTGTGGGCAAAGAGATTATACCTCGTATCATTCATGATAATTCGCCACGAAAGCGGGAGAAATACTTTGCCGTTAACTGCGGCTCCATACCCGAAGGAACGATTGACAGCGAACTCTTCGGACACGAAAAGGGCTCGTTTACGGGTGCCATCGGCGAGAGCGATGGCTATTTCGGCATTGCAAACAAAGGTACGATTTTCCTCGACGAAGTGGGCGAACTGCCTTTGGCAACACAAGCCAAGCTGTTGCGTGTGCTGGAAACAGGCGAGTATATTCGTGTGGGAGGACAGGAAGTGCGCAAGACCGATGTGCGCATAGTGGCTGCAACCAACGTTAATATGCGCAAGGCGGTGAGCGAAGGAAAGTTCCGTGAAGACTTGTTCTACCGCCTGAACACCATTCCTATTCAGATGCCGCCGCTTCGCGACCGTGGCGAAGACATTCTTTTGCTGTTCAGGCTCTTTGCCATGCAAATGGCAGAGAAGTACCGCTTGCCCAAAATAACGCTGGACGACGATGCAAAACAAATAATGCTGCACTACAAATGGCCTGGAAACGTGCGGCAGCTGAAGAACATTACCGAGCAAATGTCGGTGCTGAGCGAGCAACGTGAGATAACGGCAGACATGCTGACCGACTTTATTCCGCGCGACCCCGATAGCACACAGCTTGCCATTATAGAAAAAGGAGGAAAGCATAGCTACGAGAGCGAACGCGACATACTGTACCAAATACTTTACGAACTGCGTGGCAATGTGAGCGAATTGCGCCGCGATTTAAATACTGTTCGCAAGCAACTGGAAGAAACACGTGCACTGAATGGAGCACGAGGATTTGAGCCTTTGCCCGAGAAACATGATGAGACAATGTCCGTTCCTTCCAAACACGCTGTCCCGGGGACATCACTTTCCGATGGCATGGTAGAATTTGCAGATGCCGAAGAAATATCCGAGCCTGAGGTTTTGAACCTCAGCGATGTGGGAAGACAGATGGTGGAGAAGGCTTTGGAACGCAACAACGGCAACCGAAAGAAGGCGGCACAGGAGTTGGGCATCAGCGACAGAACGCTTTACAGAAGAATTAAGCAATATGGCTTGGATAGCAAATAAAACAGAAAAAATACACCTTATATATATAGTAGTGGCGTTGATGTGTCTCACCGCTTGTTCGGTGAGCTATAAATTCAATGGTGCAAGCATCGATTACAGCAAGGTGCACACCATTCAGATAGCCGATTTCCCAATCCGTTCTGCTTATGTGTGGGGACCAATGGGACCTATGTTCAACAATAAACTGAAAGATGTCTTTGCCAATCATACCCGCTTGGAGCTGGTGAAACGCAATGGCGACCTGAAGATAGAGGGCGAAATAACACAGTATCAACAGCGCAACAAGAGTGTTTCGAGCGAGGGCTATTCGGCTCAGACAGAACTATCTATCACTGTAAACGTGCGTTTTGTAAACAGTACGAACCGTAATGAAAATTTTGAAAAGCAATTTACGGCAACAGCCAGCTACGATACCACAAAGAGTTTGAATGCTGTTCAGGAAGAATTGGTGGAACAAATGATAAAAGATCTTACCGAACAAATCTTCAATGCAACTGTTGCTAATTGGTAAATATAACGGACATTAACATTGTAAAGGGAATAAAACTATGGACATAGCGCATTATTTTGATAATCCTGAAGAGTTGAATAAGGAAACATTATACGAACTTCGGAATCTTATCGCGCTCTATCCGTTCTATCAACCAGCTCGCATACTGCTTCTGAAAAACTTGTTTCTGTTACACGATGCAACGTTTGACGAGGAGTTAAGGCGTGCAGCTATCTATATTACCAACCGTAGAGTACTTTTTAATCTGGTGGAGGCAGCACATTATCAACTACGTCCGGAGAAAAGCCAAGAGGCGACATTGCAGTCTGCAAAAGAAGAAACACCGACAGAAACAAATACTGACAGAACAGTATCGCTTATTGATAATTTCCTCGAACAAATTCCAGACACTCCGGAGAAAACCGAGAATGGTAACAGAAAGCCTACACCCGTCGATGCAACTGTGGATTATGTTGCCTACTTAATGAACGCTGAAAGACAGGAGGAGGGTAGGGACGAAGCACCCGAATTGCGTGGACAAAGTCTGATAGACAATTTTATCCATAATGAAGGAGGGAAAATTGTCCTGCAGGAAGAAACAGAATACGAGCCAGAAAATATAGATGAAGGCGATGAAAAAATAGCTACAGCAGAAGAAAATGGCTATTTTACAGAAACTTTGGCACGAATATACATAAAGCAAGGGAGATATTCTAAGGCCTTGGAAATAATTAATCGATTAAATTTGGTATATCCAAAAAAAAGTCGTTACTTTGCAGACCAAATCCGGTTTCTACAGAAATTGATAATAAACAATAATAAAAAATAACATAGAAAATGTATACGCTTTTAGTAATACTTATCGTTATTGCGGCTATCTTGATGATTGGTGTAGTTCTAATCCAGGAATCTAAGGGTGGAGGACTATCATCAAACTTCTCCTCTTCTAATGCCATTATGGGTGTTCGTAAGACAACGGACTTTGTGGAAAAACTCACTTGGGGTTGTGCAATCTTTATGATTGTTTTGAGTATAATGTCAACACGTATCGCTCCACAAGCTGAAACAGACCAGAGTGTAATTGAAAAGGCTGCTACGGAAAATGGTTCTGTAAATCCAAATAACTTGCCTAACTTTGGTGCAAGTCAACAAAAGCAAACAGCTCCAGCAGCGCAAGGACAGGCGGCAAAGACTCCTGCAACCCCTGCAAAGTAATGAAGAGAGGTAAGAAAGTATAATTTTTATTTGTACAGAAAGAATAAAGTTCGTACCTTTGCATTCGCTTTTGAGAAGCAAAAAAATATATGGTGGACGTAGTTCAGTTGGTTAGAGCGTCAGATTGTGGTTCTGAATGTCGTGGGTTCGAGTCCCACCTTCCACCCCATAAAGTGGACGAGGAGTTTCTGTAAAGATATTCCTCGTCTTTGTTTTTTAGTAAAAGATAAGTAAAAACATCGTTCTGAACGATGTAAATGATTAAGATGAGGACACAAAGATGGTACATGGACACGAGGTTCTCCACATGATGGAGGGTAACAACTATAGCACTAAAGAAGGTTTAGTACAGGCAATTATAAGTAAATTTGGTCCTGATGAGCGTTTCTATACTTGCTCTGCAGAGGGAATGACGGCTGAGGAATTAGTTGATTTCCTTGAAGTCAGGGGAAAGTTTATGCCTTCTGGTAACGAAGATTTTACGGTAGATACAACTAAAATCTGTAATCACTAAGGCTAATTGTTATGATAAAGATTTATGGAATGAAGACTTGTCCGGATTGCATTGCAATAGATGAACAAGTAAAAGATAACAACCGTTTTGCGGTAATAGATATCGGCGAACACGTTAGATATCTAAAAGAGTTCTTGCGCTTACGCGATAATGACGCTGTATTTGCAGAAGTTCGGAAGAAAGGTTATGTAGGTATTCCTTGTTTTGTGCTCGAAGATGGCACTGTAACGCTGAACCCCGAAGATGTAGGCTTACAGAAGAGACAGGAATACAAGACATCTTGTAATATAGATGGGAGCGGTTGTTAAGGGAAAGAGTTACCAACGAGTAACTCTTTTTTTAGTGTGCTTAACAAAAACGAATCCATTTTTCATTATAATCAGTAATTTCCGTACCTTTGTAAGGCTAAGTTTTTTTGAACGAAATTTGTGTGGAATACGATGCGGTTGGATAAACTTTCAATTATAAATTACAAGAACATCGAGGCGGCAACACTCAACTTGTCGCCGAAGCTGAATTGTTTTATCGGGCATAATGGTGAGGGAAAGACGAATTTATTAGACGCTGTCTATTACCTTTCGTTTTGCAAGAGCGCATTCAATGCCAAGGATTCGGAGGTAATGCGCCATGAAAGCGACTTCTTTGTGCTGGAAGGAGACTATACCGCGGATACTAATGCCTGCGAGCAAGTATATTGTAGCATGAAACGGGGGGCGAAGAAGCATTTCAAACGGAACAAAAAGGAATACAAGAGGCTTTCGGGGCACATAGGACTGATACCTTTGGTTTTTGTTTCTCCGTCTGACATTTCGATTATAGAGGGAGGAAGTGAAGAGCGCCGCAGATTGATGGACGTAGTTATATCGCAGTACGACCGTCCTTATATCGAGTCGCTGATGCGATACAACAAGGCTCTGCAACAGCGCAACAGCTTGTTGAAGCTGGAAGAGGAGCCTGATGCCACGTTGCTGGAGCTGCTGGAAATGCAGATGGCAGAATACGGAACGGAAATTTATAGGAAGCGTGCTGCCTTCATAGAGCAGCTTGTTCCTGTCTTCCAGTCAATCTATCAGTCAATCTCGCAGGACCGCGAACAGGTCTTGTTGCAATATGTGTCGCATGGAGAACGGGGGGACTTGCTCGATGTGATACAGCGTGACAGGGCGAAGGACCGCATTATGGGCTATTCGCTGCATGGCGTTCATAAAGACGACCTTGCCATGTTGATGAATGGTTTCCCCATGAAGCGTGAGGGAAGCCAGGGACAGAACAAGACTTTTGTATTGGCATTGAAGCTGGCACAGTTCTATTTCTTAAAGCAGGCAGGTGGGAACAGGACTCCATTGCTGTTGCTCGATGATATTTTCGACAAGTTAGATGCTGCCCGGGTAGAGCAAATAGTGAAGTTGGTGTCGGGTGATGGCTTTGGACAGATATTCATTACGGACACCAATCGTGAGCATTTAGACAGAATTCTGGGTAACGGCAGCTTTGACTATAAGATATTTTCGGTTGGAAATGGGGAAGTAACGGAAAGGAGTGCTACAAATGTTCAGGCGTAAGGTGAAGCCTCTCTCGGAAATTCTCGGCAAGCTTCTGCGTGAAGAAGGGCTTGAAGCTCCTCTGCTTCAGAAGCGTATCGTGTCTGCCTGGGATATCGTAGCAGGTCCGACAGTCGTACGCTATACGCAAGAGAAGAGTATTCGTAACCAGACTTTATTCGTGAAAATAACTAATCCTGCCCTGCGTCAGGACCTTTCCATGATGCGCACACAGCTGGTAAAGCGTTTGAACGACCACGTGGGTTCGTTTGTTATTTCCGATATCCGTATCTATTAGCTTCCTTTCCCCATATCAAATTGTTCTTTTATTCTTATCAGATGGGAACAAGGTCTCTGCAGGCTTTGTTTTCCGATGGTATGGGCATGATTTTTTATTACAGCAAACGAGGTGCTTTTCTTATCGTGCAGCTCAATGCGTTCATGGGAAATGTGCATCGCATGCCACCCTCCGGTGTATCGTCCCATACTAACGACAGTGTTTCTTGTGTGGTGCGTAAATATCTGATATACGATAATTTATAAAATCATACAATGTTCCATAAAAAACGATAGTACTTTTTACTTTAAAAGTACTATCGTTTTTTCTGGGAAGGTAGTATCGTTCCAAAAAGAAAGTACTATCGTTCTGGAAAAAAGGTAATATCGGATTAAGAAATGTAAACTATTTTCACGGCTTTTATAACCAGCGATTGAGTACGAAGGTGTAATGAGATTAGCTGAAAAAGTCGTTTTGCAAATGTGAGAAAGCCCTTATATGCCTGGTTGCATATAAGGGCTATTTGGTAAATCCGTCGGACGTTTGAGACGGAAAGTTCTGTTATGCCGGCTGAATGTTCCTATAGGACGGCATCGACCTTCTCGTCGTATTCATCTGCAGGTATGCTGTCGAGCTTCTGAAAATCGAAACAGATGCCTAACTTATAGGCTTGCCTTGCCTGTTTCAGGAAGCGGTCGTAATATCCTTTCCCGCGTCCGAGTCGGTTTCCGCTTGTGTCGAAGCTCATTCCCGGTACTGCGATGAAATCTATTTTGTCATAGTCGACAAAGGGCTCTCCGACCGGTTCCAGGATATTGAATGAGCTGATTTTCATGTCTTCCGGACCAGTATAGCGGCGTATTTCCATTTCGGTTTCACTGGTCACTACCGGCAAGAGCACCTCTTTCCCCATTTGCACCATCTCGTCTACAAAGTCGTGCGTGAACACTTCGTCAGGCAATGAATGGTAAAGCATGACGGTTTTTGCTGCAATGAGCTTAGGGTGATGGCGCAAGCGGTTGATAATTGGTTCCGAAAGTTCTTTTAATTGTCCTTGAGTGTATTGAAGTTTACGGTTGCGTATTTCCTTTCTCAGTTCTTTTTTGTTCATAGTCGTGGAATGATGTGCTAATGTTCTTTTTGTGGGAATAGGGGCCGTTTGCCTGCGGAAGTCCAGCCCCTGTTCTTCCATGTTATGTTAATTCGTTCTGTTCTTCTTTTGTTGGCGATATTTCTTTGCGGGTGCTTTTGGGAAAGCCTTTCCGCTGTCGAGTACCTTGACAGCCATCTTTATCATGTCGTCGTCGTTGTTCAGATATTCATTCCATGCCTGCTCGTCGAGCATGTTATAGATAATTCGGCTGTGAATGTATTTTTCCAACAATGAATACGACTTGCGAATGAGGTTGTTTCTTCGTTGCAACCCATTCTTTTCTGCGAAGTTCACGAATCCATTTACAAGTTTTTTACTTCTTAAATATGCTGCGAGCGTCTTCATCTCAGTATATTTATTTAAAGTCTGACGGTTCTCGTCGGTATATTTGAACGCATATTGCAAGAGAAGTCCACGCATTACAGCTTCCTTGTAATACGAGGTTACGTCGGTAGTGTCTTCCGGTATGAATATGTCCGGTGTAATCCCTCCGCCCCCATAAACTATGCGGCCGTTGCCGGTGTGATAAGCGGGACCAGTATGCTTGATGCTGTCCTGATAGAAAAATTCTCCATGTTGATAGCGTGTCAGCATGTCTTGTTCGTATGCGGCAATGCCTCCCGGTTTGAAAGGTTTCTGTATACATCTGCCCGAGGGAGTATAATAACGTGCGATTGTCAGACGAATCATGCTGCCGTCGGGGAACTGTATTTGCTGTTGAACCAGACCTTTCCCAAATGAGCGGCGTCCGATGATGGTGCCACGGTCGTTGTCCTGAATGGCTCCAGCAAAGATTTCAGAAGCAGATGCCGAACCTTCGTTAATGAGCACTACCAATGGAATTTGTTGATAGCTGCCCTTTCCGCGGCTGCGGTATTCACGCCGCGGGCTTTTTCTTCCCTGCGTATAGACGACGAGCTGGTTCTTTTTCAGGAATTCTTCAGCCATTTGTACGGCACTTTCAAGGTATCCGCCAGAATTATCGCGTAAGTCGATGACCAGTTTGTCGGCTCCTTGCAAGTTCAGCTGTTGCAACGATGAAAGCATTTCTGCGTAGGTCCGTTCGCCAAAATTCTTTATGCGGATATAACCAATGGAATCGTTAAGCATGTAAGTGGCAGAAATGCTCTTCATCGGAATGTCGTTTCGAGTGAGAACGAAATACTTTATGTTCTTCTCGCCAAAGCGTTTTATGCCAATCTTCACTTTAGAATCCTTTGGACCTTTAAGTCTGTATTGCGCTTCCTCGTTGGTAACGCTGTCTCCAACGAAAGGTTTGTCGTCTATGCTGACAATTTTATCACCTGCAAGAATTCCGGCTTTTTCGGCGGGTCCGTTCTTTATAACGTTCTGAATATGCAGGGTGTCTTGTTGAATGGTAAACTCTATACCGACACCGGAGAACGAGCCTTTTAGGTCTTCGGTAGCCATCTGTACATCTTTCGCACTAATATAGACCGAATGAGGGTCGAGTTCTGCAAGAATCTGAGGTAATGCCTTGTCGACCAATTCGTCAATATTGACCGAATCAACATACTGGTCGTCGATTATGTGAAGCAAGTTGCTCAATCTGCTACTTCCGCTATTGATGATGTTCAACCGGTTTCCAGAAAAGTGATTGGCATAGAATGTTCCGACGAGGACACCTATCACGACACATAATGCCAGCCATAAAGGCATGAAACGATTATTTTTGTTCTGACTCATTATTTCCCAGATTTAAATATTCAACCTCTATATTGGCGCGCCTAAGCAAGTCGATACCTTCAGTAAGTCTGTATTTCTCTCCATAAACCACACGTTTTATGCCTGCCTGAATGATGAGTTTGGCACATTCTATACAGGGCGAAGCCGTTACATACAATGTCGAGCCATCGCTGTTGTTACCACTCCGTGCCAATTTGGTTATTGCATTGGCTTCGGCGTGCAACACGTATGGTTTGGTAATGCCATTCTCATCTTCGCAAATATTCTCGAAACCGCTTGGCGTCCCGTTATATCCATCGCTGATGATCATTTTCTCTTTTACCACCAATGCTCCCACCCGTCGCCGTTTACAATAGGAATTTTCCGCCCAGACGCGTGCCATGCGCAGGTAACGATAGTCAAGAAGCTCTTGCTTTTCAGTCTTCATGTTGTCCAAATAGAATATGTATTGCTTGTTTTAGTTTTCTTTTGTTATGCCATTGCGTTCTAAAAGTGCGTCGATGGTAGGTTCTTGTCCTCGGAAACGTTTATAGAGTGTCATTGGATGTTCGGTACTTCCCTTGGAAAGAATATTATCCCGGAAGCTTTGGGCAGTAGCCTGATTAAATATTCCATTCTTCTTGAATAGGCTGAATGCATCAGCATCGAGCACTTCTGCCCATTTATAACTATAATATCCTGCCGCATATCCCCCCGACATAATGTGAGAGAACTGAGTTGTCATACATGTTCCATCTGTTTGTTCGCCAATAATGGCTTTTTCCCATGCCTTTTTTTCAAACGGAATGATATCTGCTTCGAACTTATCTTGCTGTGTATAGTATGCCATGTCCAATAATCCGAAACTAACTTGGCGCAGACAACCCATTGCAACATTGAAATTCTGACTGGCTATAATCTTCTCAATAAGTTCGTCAGGCATAGGCTCCCCTGTTTCATAATGGAAGGCAAAAGTACGTAAGAAGTCTTTTTCCACAGCAAAGTTTTCCATGAATTGAGATGGAAGTTCTACGAAATCCCACCATACATTTGTGCCAGACTGACTTTCGAAACGGCTGTTTGCAAAGATACCATGCAGTGAATGACCAAATTCGTGCAAGAAAGTTGTAACTTCGCCTAACCGTAATAGTGCAGGCTTCTCGTCTGTCGGTTTAGAGAAGTTCATTACTAACGATACGTGTGGGCGTATGTTCTCGCCTTCTTTCGTAATACGTTGTCCTTGAAATTCTGTCATCCACGCACCAGCACGTTTACCTTTTCGTGGAAAGAAATCAACATAAAGCACCGCAAGATAAGAACCATCTTTATCGTAGACCTCGTATGGTTTCACATCTGGGTGATAAACAGGAATGTCTTTATTCTCTTTGAAAGTAATGCCATAAAGTCGGGTTGCTAATCCGAACACGCCTTTTATAACGTTGTTTAATTCAAAATAAGGTCTCAACGCCTCTGGGTCAAGATTATATTTTGCCAACTTTAATTGATGTGCATAGTATGCTGTATCCCACGGCATCAGCTTAAAACTATCTCCTTCTTGTTCTTTGGCAATAGAGCAAAGTTCGTTATATTCTTTAATTGCAGCTGGCTTGTAGGCTTCGATAAGGTCGTCAAGCAATTTATAGACATTCTTGACGTTACTTGCCATACGATATTTCATAACGAAATCGGCATAAGTGTCGTATCCCAATAATTGTGCCATTTCTCTACGGAGGTTCACTAAGCGTTTGCAAACTTCGATATTATTCTCCGAATTTGCTTTTATGCATAGCGTGTTGTGCGCCATGTATAGCTCTTTCCTTAGGTCTCGTTGAGTGCTATACATTAGGAAAGGACCGTAACTCGGCGCATCTAACGTGAATATCCAGCCTTCAAGACCTTGTTCTTTGGCAGTTGCGGCAGCGGCTTCACGGATAGAGTCTGGTAATCCTTCAAGTCTTTCCTCATTGGTAATATGAAGTTTGTATGCTTTGTTCTCTTTTAATACATTTTGCGAGAACTTCAATGCGAGCATACTTGCCTCTTCTGTAAGCTTGCGTAGTTTCTCTTTATCAGTTTCATTCAGCAGTGCGCCACTACGTACAAAGCCATCGTAACTCTCCTCCAATAGTTTGTTTTCCTCAGGAGTAAGTTCCCTATGGTTATTGTAAACGGCTTTTATGCGCTCAAAAAGTTTGGGATTGAGACTGATGTCGTTTGCATGCTTAGTGAGAATGGGATTCATTTTTTGCGCCAAAGCGTCCATTTCGTCGTTTGTTTCTGCACTAAGCATGTTGAAGAAAGCACTTTCTACACGCGAAAGTAAATCGTAATAATGCTTACGTCCTTTTACTTCGTCTTCGCGAATAAGCGTATTTTCAAAAGTAGGTTCTTCCGGGTCGTTTATTGTTTTCTCTATTTGTTCGTCCTCACGGCGTATTCCTTCTAACATTGCCTCTTCATAATCGGCAAGTGTTATTTTGTCGAATGGAATAGTTTCGTGTGGTGTATTATACAATCCAAAGAAAGGGTTCAAGTGTTGTTGTCCCTTTCCATTAATATTCTTTGTCATGTTTTGCTTTCTCTCTAATATGCTACAAAGATACAGAAAAACTATGTATGGACGAAAGAGTGTATTAGATTTAACGCAATTTTTCTAATAATGCTATGTTTATTTGTCCTCTTGTTAGTGTGATTGCATTATTTCTGTTTAGCATATTGAGCATTTTTGAAATGTTAAGTCTGCTTTCGTGCAACTCGTTTGCCAATGTTTGCATATTTATTTTTATTATTTTTTTACCTGCCGGATGTGCACAGTGCGTTCTTACAAAGTAGATAAACTTTTCTTTTATATCTTTTGGTTGTTGTTGCCAAGGTAGCCTGCTGCCACGTTGTGCTTGCGAAGATAGCATATTCAGAAAGTTTAGGCGGAATATCAGATATTTGTTTACAAGATTTAATACTTCACTTTTATCGATATATAAAATATTGCATTTCGTTTCGGCAATAAAAGTTTTAGAATAAAATTGTACAAGCCCGAATATACGTTCTGGTTGTATGGCAGTTGGGGGGTCAATCTCTTCAATTATACTATAGCTATGATTGTCGGCACAGCTTTCTATGGACAA
Proteins encoded in this region:
- a CDS encoding M3 family metallopeptidase codes for the protein MTKNINGKGQQHLNPFFGLYNTPHETIPFDKITLADYEEAMLEGIRREDEQIEKTINDPEEPTFENTLIREDEVKGRKHYYDLLSRVESAFFNMLSAETNDEMDALAQKMNPILTKHANDISLNPKLFERIKAVYNNHRELTPEENKLLEESYDGFVRSGALLNETDKEKLRKLTEEASMLALKFSQNVLKENKAYKLHITNEERLEGLPDSIREAAAATAKEQGLEGWIFTLDAPSYGPFLMYSTQRDLRKELYMAHNTLCIKANSENNIEVCKRLVNLRREMAQLLGYDTYADFVMKYRMASNVKNVYKLLDDLIEAYKPAAIKEYNELCSIAKEQEGDSFKLMPWDTAYYAHQLKLAKYNLDPEALRPYFELNNVIKGVFGLATRLYGITFKENKDIPVYHPDVKPYEVYDKDGSYLAVLYVDFFPRKGKRAGAWMTEFQGQRITKEGENIRPHVSLVMNFSKPTDEKPALLRLGEVTTFLHEFGHSLHGIFANSRFESQSGTNVWWDFVELPSQFMENFAVEKDFLRTFAFHYETGEPMPDELIEKIIASQNFNVAMGCLRQVSFGLLDMAYYTQQDKFEADIIPFEKKAWEKAIIGEQTDGTCMTTQFSHIMSGGYAAGYYSYKWAEVLDADAFSLFKKNGIFNQATAQSFRDNILSKGSTEHPMTLYKRFRGQEPTIDALLERNGITKEN
- a CDS encoding Crp/Fnr family transcriptional regulator; this translates as MLQIYDKLLELPLFLGIGSTDLAEIVRTTRFGFLKLKPKETLAKENEKNDKLYFLMDGRLSIESCADNHSYSIIEEIDPPTAIQPERIFGLVQFYSKTFIAETKCNILYIDKSEVLNLVNKYLIFRLNFLNMLSSQAQRGSRLPWQQQPKDIKEKFIYFVRTHCAHPAGKKIIKINMQTLANELHESRLNISKMLNMLNRNNAITLTRGQINIALLEKLR